Proteins from a genomic interval of Ictalurus furcatus strain D&B chromosome 2, Billie_1.0, whole genome shotgun sequence:
- the LOC128602732 gene encoding toll-like receptor 13, with translation MQFFSFVIFKNLLTCVLCWVSEKCFVYEDYLDVKLVGNCPKSNLTGYCRGVSNVALDLAGIPPHLEVLCVDLMKDSSLHPYSFSRFQKLMKLKIFGKISAVHPRAFKNLSSLQSLEIDCSQYLNLSLSSEILNDLQNATTFSFINCRLSSMATDVFKGMKKLEQLVFINSIDDFSELLCRLTFVSSSLNYLYVKSESLVIDRPNCTFSNGTSFDVMFHGIEKVSLILLPVRLTDKTVLKYFKNIYILAIKFTDFEVLKSEITKVENLIVRYSEKLSSFEEICETAHELLSTALSVHFLYITDSFVLNLDKCIWLESFEISASDNTAKSINLTFISVLRNLVSLTIHWRLTPESKNRDRALALCENQTDLVTKLKTVSLCTNNFQNISYRHFSCLRELEELQWVNSDIEHIEDFTFNNTCLLKTLDLSNNKISQLTKYTFFGLSNLKTLLINDNKLLLIEPVTLLHLTSAEFVSLGVFQYPSSEPSKIWINLSLPENLTKLYISSGLKPMTLLLSKSRNSEAGLSLHVCGQSVTFQDCDNTLFKSLVHLTAETEQLLCGQSFPGQFLKSLRHFVIKANHKTAQMDWTDLNQLVNLKSLIFFNVDLSHQSGLDMIFHNLSNLEYLHISLWSVTFFNKDLTRDLQSLKVLFLHADDVFSVMENFVEPLKNLRYLIMDKALLYCSCDNAWITNWAKYQQSVQVYFPGSSLESLPCKTAHGKQFLHKYAQDHCLTDIDFLLFASTSLGLVFFMLVVLLHQLAGDYLLAFFHIARAWVEEAMRANRKGHYHFDVFVSYCGKDERWVVDELLPNLEKRGPPFLRLCLHSRDFELGKDIVENITDSLYRSRHTLCLVSRNYLRSKWCSLEMRLATYRLLAEHRDVLVLVFLEEVPHQLLNVHHRLSRLVKTRTYIDWPQDPALHNAFWDRLWTKLAPETAI, from the coding sequence ATGcagtttttctcttttgttattTTCAAAAACCTTTTGACATGTGTGCTGTGTTGGGTgtctgaaaaatgttttgtctatGAAGATTACTTGGATGTAAAATTAGTAGGGAACTGTCCAAAAAGTAACCTAACAGGATATTGTAGAGGCGTCTCCAACGTGGCACTCGATCTTGCTGGGATTCCACCCCATCTTGAGGTCCTCTGTGTGGACCTTATGAAGGATTCAAGTCTGCATCCTTATTCTTTCTCAAGGTTTCAGAAACTCATGAAGTTAAAAATCTTTGGAAAAATCTCTGCCGTCCACCCTAGAGCATTTAAAAATCTTTCAAGTTTGCAAAGTCTGGAAATTGACTGCTCACAATATTTAAATCTCTCACTTTCGTCTGAGATTCTCAATGACCTTCAGAATGCCACAACTTTTTCATTCATCAACTGCAGGCTCTCATCCATGGCAACAGACGTGTTCAAAGGAATGAAGAAGTTAGAACAACTCGTATTCATAAACAGCATAGACGACTTTTCTGAGTTGTTATGCAGATTAACATTTGTGTCATCGTCATTAAACTATTTATATGTGAAATCTGAGAGTTTAGTTATTGACAGGCCAAATTGCACTTTTTCTAATGGGACTTCATTTGATGTTATGTTTCATGGAATTGAGAAGGTCAGTCTTATTCTTCTTCCCGTTAGACTAACAGATAAAACTGTGTTGAAATACTTCaagaacatttatattttagcaATAAAATTTACTGATTTTGAAGttttaaaatctgaaattaCAAAAGTGGAAAATTTAATAGTAAGATATTCCGAGAAGTTAAGCAGCTTTGAAGAAATCTGTGAAACTGCCCATGAACTTTTGTCGACTGCATTGAGTGTACATTTCTTATATATAACTGATTCTTTTGTGCTCAATTTAGATAAATGCATATGGCTTGAAAGCTTTGAAATATCTGCCAGTGATAATACAGCTAAATCAATTAATTTAACATTCATCAGCGTTCTGAGAAACCTTGTATCATTAACGATTCATTGGAGGCTTACGCCAGAGAGTAAAAATAGAGATAGGGCTTTGGCACTGTGTGAAAATCAGACTGATCTTGTCACAAAACTCAAGACAGTGAGCCTTTGTACAAACAATTTCCAAAATATCAGCTACCGACATTTTAGTTGCCTGCGAGAGCTTGAGGAACTGCAATGGGTGAACAGTGACATTGAACATATTgaagattttacatttaataatacatGTTTGCTTAAAACTTTGGACCTTAGTAATAACAAAATATCTCAACTTACAAAATATACCTTCTTCGGTTTATCTAACCTAAAAACTCTCCTAATTAATGACAATAAGTTGCTTCTCATTGAGCCAGTGACTTTACTTCATTTAACATCTGCAGAGTTTGTAAGTTTGGGAGTCTTTCAGTATCCCTCCTCTGAACCTTCAAAGATCTGGATCAACCTCAGTCTTCCTGAAAATCTGACTAAGTTGTACATCAGCTCTGGATTAAAACCAATGACCCTTCTTTTAAGCAAGAGCAGGAATTCTGAAGCGGGCCTCAGCCTGCATGTTTGTGGCCAGTCTGTGACTTTTCAGGATTGTGACAATACGCTTTTCAAATCTCTTGTCCATTTAACTGCAGAGACAGAGCAGTTGCTCTGTGGTCAGTCTTTTCCTGGTCAATTCCTCAAGTCTCTGAGACATTTTGTGATCAAAGCAAATCACAAGACAGCACAAATGGACTGGACTGATTTGAACCAACTGGTCAACCTGAAGAGTCTGATCTTTTTTAATGTAGATTTGTCTCATCAGTCTGGTCTTGATATGATTTTTCATAACCTCTCAAATTTGGAGTATCTACATATTTCTTTATGGTCAGTAACTTTTTTCAACAAAGACCTGACCAGAGACCTGCAGTCACTAAAAGTGCTATTTTTACATGCAGATGATGTGTTCAGTGTGATGGAAAACTTTGTAGAGCCCCTGAAAAACCTTCGATATCTTATCATGGATAAAGCACTTCTATACTGTAGCTGTGACAATGCTTGGATTACCAATTGGGCAAAGTATCAACAGAGTGTTCAGGTGTATTTCCCTGGGAGCTCACTGGAAAGTCTGCCATGTAAAACTGCACATGGAAAACAGTTTCTGCATAAGTATGCTCAAGACCACTGTTTAACTGATATCGACTTTCTCCTTTTTGCCTCCACCTCTCTGGGACTGGTGTTCTTCATGCTGGTAGTGCTGCTCCATCAGCTGGCTGGAGATTATCTGCTTGCTTTCTTTCACATAGCTCGTGCCTGGGTAGAGGAGGCCATGAGGGCAAACAGAAAAGGACATTACCACTTCGATGTTTTTGTGTCCTACTGCGGGAAAGATGAGCGCTGGGTAGTGGATGAACTTCTCCCCAACCTGGAGAAACGTGGACCCCCTTTCCTCAGGCTTTGCCTGCACAGCAGGGACTTTGAGCTAGGAAAGGACATTGTGGAGAACATCACGGACAGCCTCTACAGAAGCCGACATACCCTCTGCCTGGTTAGCCGCAACTACCTTCGGAGTAAATGGTGCTCTTTGGAGATGCGTTTGGCAACTTACAGATTACTGGCTGAACACAGGGACGTTCTTGTTCTGGTGTTCCTGGAGGAGGTTCCTCATCAACTCTTAAATGTACATCATAGACTGTCCAGGCTGGTGAAGACCCGGACCTACATAGACTGGCCACAAGACCCAGCTCTGCATAATGCATTCTGGGATAGACTATGGACAAAGCTTGCACCTGAAACTGCAATATAG